The genomic window TGTTCCATAAGTTGGAATATTCGTTACGACAATCCCTTTTTCTTTAGCCGCTTGCGTATCAATCACATTAAAACCTGTCGCCAATACGCCAATGTATTTTAAGTTAGGAACCTTTTCTAGTGTTTCTCTACTAATAGGTACTTTATTTACCAAAATAATTTCAGCGTCACCAATACGTTCAACAATATCTTTTTCGTCTGTTCTATCGTAAACAGTTAACTCTCCTAATTGTGCTAAACTATCCCAAGTTAAGTCACCTGGATTTTCTGTGTAACCATCTAGTACGACTATTTTAGTCATCCTTATCACCTATCCTTCTTTTTTATAATTGTGCCCAAGCTCGTTCGATAACACGTTTTGTATTGGCGACAATAATATCTGCATCTTCATCAGGACGAGGCAGTACTTCAAATGATAAAACCATTGGATTATTGCAATCTAATATATTTTCTTGTTTTAACACTTGGAAAAAGTCCAATAGTTCAGCAGTATCATTGGCACTATTTGGAAAACCAAATCTTGGATGTAAATCACCATATGCCTCACACCCTTCTTTTACTACGGCATTACCAATATGTAAATGAGTAATATATGGTTTTGTACATTGAATAGCAAATTTACTCGTTTCATATGTCGTTGGGAAATGAGATAAATCCATAATCAAACCAAAGTTAGAGTGTGTTAACCTAACATCGCTAGCAAATTGAGCTGCTAATGGTGCTGGACCAATCAGTGAACATTTATCCATATCAAAGTCAAACACTTCTAGTTCAACCATCATACCTTTTTTATACGCATATGAACAAACATTTCGCGTTGTTTTTAATAACTGTTGGTAAGCTTCATCTTTTGTTGCTTCTTCCCATTTACCAGATAAGAAGGCAATTCCTTTAGCCCCAAGATACTCTGCTTCATCTACTGCTTCAATCAATGTTTTTTCAGCTAGTAATCGTTTGGCTTCATCCAAATCATTTGGATTTAATCCTGGTCCAAGTAATCTAGGTTGTGCGCCATAACAAACTGTCATATGACTTTGAGCTAATAAATCTCTTGCTGCTTCTC from Vagococcus martis includes these protein-coding regions:
- a CDS encoding sugar phosphate isomerase/epimerase family protein — translated: MQESIHNYFDLGLIQWMSYPPQRYELLDTVTKVSRDPFFNAIEMTQIHDDKEREAARDLLAQSHMTVCYGAQPRLLGPGLNPNDLDEAKRLLAEKTLIEAVDEAEYLGAKGIAFLSGKWEEATKDEAYQQLLKTTRNVCSYAYKKGMMVELEVFDFDMDKCSLIGPAPLAAQFASDVRLTHSNFGLIMDLSHFPTTYETSKFAIQCTKPYITHLHIGNAVVKEGCEAYGDLHPRFGFPNSANDTAELLDFFQVLKQENILDCNNPMVLSFEVLPRPDEDADIIVANTKRVIERAWAQL